CTCATCGCGAGCCTGGTGGATCAAATGGCTCACCAGCCGTACGTGGTGAGCGGCGAAGAACCGCCAGATCGGCAGCGACCGCAACTCCATTACGAGCTCCGTCCCAAAGTAACCGGGGTGTGGCACCTCCGATATGGCGCTGAGATGGTTCAGGAGGTGCTCGAAGTAATAGACGCTCAACCGGTCGCGTCGGTTGGTGACCTCCATGTGTGGCAGCCCGCCCGTGGTTCCCGCGAGATGAAGGAGACTCACCCGCTCCTCGAAAGCCTCGCAAACGGCATCGTCCTCGATCCCGGTGCTGCGCCTGATAGCAGCCATGAGGATCTGCCGGGAAAACGAGTTGTGGTTAGCCAGACGGTTGATGTCGGCTTGGACGCGGCCAACTGTTGCGGAATCAGCGACCACCCGGCTGAACGCGCCATCGCTCGACTGATGCGTCAGATCGAGTAGTTGCCGCAGTGTGAGGCTGAGCCGGCTGACTATGCTTGCCGCGAAGTGCTCGCAGATGGTCACGGGCTCCGTGGGTTGCAGGTCGCGGCGCACCGCGCGGTTGAACCCGTCTGCACCGGAGAATCCCCGGATCAGGCCGAAGGGACTGGTGCCGAGCAGCGCCTCGGCGCGCTCGACGGCGTCGTTCTCGACGTTCTCCAGCGATGCAACGTCGCGTTGCCCGAGCTCGGATTTTCCGTACTGCTGAATCTTCTGATCGATGTAGCCCCGGAAGTGGGTGCGAGGGTTCTGTGTGTTCTCGCCCAGCAGGAAGAGCATGTCTCCGGAGCTGACACAGGGCAGCAACTGCTCAAGAGTTGCCGCCACTTGGCTCGACCGGTAGGGATCCGCGCAGTGGATGACGACCTTGTCGGCTAGCAGCAGTGCCGCCTCTAGGTGCTGCTGAACAGGAGCCTCTGGAAAGCGCCGCCGGTAGAGGGCCGTGTTGTGCACGTCGGTGATCGCCACGTAGAGCGTGGAAGGTGGTAGGTCACGGAGGGTCAAGACCTGTTGGTGTGCATTCTGGACCGCGCTGGAACGGCTGCCCGACGCCCCTATCGGGGCCGTCGCGGGCACCTCGATTGCCGGCTTGACCCAGACGACGGTGTTGGTCTCTTTGACCTTGATGATGACTGGGGCGTAGTCATCAGGGTCCAAGGCGCCGTAACCGGGCTGGACGATTTTCTGGAAGAAATCGTGGGAAATGGCGAGGATGACATCCCCGCTCATTGTCCTCAAGGCATCCCGAATGACATCGTTGTCGATGATGCGGAAAGCGTGGTTGAGTTGCTCGCCGGAGTACCCGCCACGCTCGTCGACGGTCACCTCGCCGTGGTGTACGCCAACCCGCAGTCGGAGCACTGCAGCCGTGCTCGCGCTGCGATTGTGGTGGCGGATGCCCATCTCAATTCCTGGCACGAGGTGGTGCAGGATCGAGGTCTTCGGCAGGTCGGGACGAAATAGCAGCCATTTGCCGTCACCGGTGTCGCCCTCGGCAGAGACGACGTCCCGCTGCGGCATGCCTTTCAACGCACTTCGGAGCAGCGCATCGAGGTCGCGGCGAAGACCGGCTCGGATGGGGTCGGTGCGTGTGGGTGAACCAAATCCTTCAATGTCGATCGTCAGGATCGCATGGTGTTTTGGCTCATATAGTGCATTGGTCACGGGAGGGTCCTCCCCTGTAGAGGGGCCGCTAGACTCAGGACGATCGTATCGACGGTACGTGACCAGCCCACTGCGCAACATGCCCGACCGGGTGGCTTCACAAGATTACGGACAGGCCCGCGATCGCATAGCCGGCTACCGAAAGGACCAGCCCCGCCTGCAAGAGACGGTGCTTGATCCAGTTGACTCGTGCCATCGCGACCAGTTGCCTGGACAGTTGATCAATTTGATTAATGAGCGTGGCGCCGAGGAGTTGCTGTGCCACGTCCTCGGGGTCGCGCCTGCGCAGGTGACCGAAGTAGATTGTCCCCGGGGTGGCGGCAGACGTACGCGTGCCGAGCAGTGGGAAGATGACGGCGATCGTGGTGATAACTGCAAAACCCACGAGTGCGATTGCTGCGCCGTCCGTGATCCGGTGCCAACTGGGCGAATCGGACATCGGGTTGGATAGTCGAGCCAGCAGGGCAGCGACTCCAATCAGGTCGGCCGTCAGCAAGATGGAAGCCTTCGTGTCGACCTTTGCGGTCCAGCTTTCCTGTGCACTGTGGCATCGCCAGGCAAAGTCGACCCGTGCCAGCATGATCGGATCCCCATCTGACATGCTTGCTTTCCCCCTCGCTCACGGCGTCTCCAGTGTGCTGCGGTTCGCATGTAGATCCACGTATTGGTCAGCTGGCCGACAGTCGGATTAACAACGTGATGATCGACAATCTCTGGTAGACCTGAACCGCTGGCCGAGGACCGGGCAATGCTGTGACCGCGCCCCCCGAAATGCTGGAGAGTCTGTTCATGCCGTTCGCGCCTGTGATCATCAGTCTGCCCATCGCCGACCGGCCGACCTCGTACCGCTTCTATCGCGACGGCCTCGGCCTGGAGACGGTAGGGGAGTTGGCCGACGACGGGATTCCGGAGCCGTTGCAGTTTGTGGTCAACGTCGGGCTTCGGCTGATGCTCATCCCGACCGGCGGCTTCGGCTGGGTGATCGGCCCGCACGAGGTCGCCGCGCGCGGCCAGAGCGAGTGCCTGCTCAGCCTCGGCGTCGCCTCTCCGGCCGAGGCGGACGCGATAGTCGAGCGCGCCCGCGCCGCCGGTGCCGAGGTGGTCACCGAGCCGACAGCACAACCCTGGGGGTACGCGGGCACCTTCGCCGACCCCGACGGTCACCTGTGGATGGTGTCCGCCGAGTAGCGGCCCGATCTCGGTGGGATCAGACGTAGATCTTCTTCGCGTACTCCGGGCCGTAGTGCCGTCACGCGCCTGATCGCCGATCATGACCTGGGTGTTCTGCGTGTCGTTGAGCGGCCGGGAGCCTATGAATCGCTGCTCGTCGAAAGTGCGGCGGCCACGCGTGATGCCTCGCGCCGACCCTGGTCCCGGGCGGCGGCCACGAGTGCGGGCACTACGGATCTGTCCATCACGCTCGTCCCCTGTGCTCGCTTCGAGGCCGGGTCCCGCAGCAGGATTTCCACCCGGCGACCCTCGCCCAGTGCGGCTCGCTGCTTCCCGATGCGTGCCCACGGTCCGATGGCGGCGGTGCTCGGTGCGAGGGCGATCACCGGGCCGTTTCCGGGGGCGAGATCGAGATTGAGGGTCGACCGCATGCCCCCATCCATGTAACGGCGACCTTCGATGGTGACCGGAGCGGCGGAGATCGGCATGGCGCAACTCGCGGCGACGGCATCCGGGAGGGGTACGCCGTCGTGTCTGGTGATGATGCGGCTGACGCCCGACTCGGTGTCGACGACGACGATGCGGAGGTCGGCGTCTTTCCAGGTGTGGTCCGGCAGTCGGGCCTCAGCTATCCGGCGCTGCCGCGACGGGTCGTCGATGCGCGAGGCGAGAGCGAGTTGACCGAGGCGGCGGGCGGCTTGCTCCGGGCCGCGAGTGAACAGTTGCGCCCGCGCGAGCCGGAGGAGGTCGAGGAAGCCCAGCGCGGCCGAGGTCTCGTGGGCGACGCCTCGGCGCTGGCGTTCGAAGAGCTCCGCCAGTGGCGTCCCGCTGGCGATCTGGGCACCCACGACGGCACCGGAACTTGTGCCGATGAGGACCGCCGCCGGAGCCACGGTCACTCCCTCGTCCGCGAGCCCGGCGAGGATGCCCACCTCCCAGGCGATGCCAGCCACTCCTCCGCCGCCGAGTACCCAGACGGGACGTGCGTCCTCCGCCATCAGTACCTCATTCGGGTCGAATACTGCTAACAGCGTTCGCGGTTTAGGTTATCAGGGGTGGCAGAGGGCCGACAACGGTTGACCTGCCGGTCCGGCGAGCGGTCGGAGAGTGTCGGTGGTGCTGGATACGGTCTGGCGGTGATCGTGACCATCGATGCCCCTGGGACGTTGCCCACCCCCGCCGACGAGGCCCGGCTGTGGGCGCTCATCGAGTCGGCGTGGGCCGAGTTGGGCGCCGAGCCCTTGGCGCTGCGGCAGGCCCTCGTCGAGCGCGACCCCGCCGACGACGACGGCCACGACGAAGACGGCCCGTCCTATGCGATCGACGCCTGGCTGGACGCCTTCCTGGATCGCCTCGGGCACCTGACCGCCGAGCTGACCGGGCAGGAGTTGACCGACCTCGACCGGGTGGTGGAGCGCAAGCTGCACGACATCGATCGGGAGGACATCCACGAGGTGACCGACGGGTCGGACGACGGCTTCCTCTATTGCCGAGGTTTCATCGTCGCCCTCGGCCGGGCTTACTACGAGGCGGTCCGCGCCGATCCCGCCATGGCTCTGCCGGACGCCGACTGCGAGAGCATGTGTTACTTCTTCGCGCACCTGCACAACGACCGGTTCGGCTCCTGGCCGGAGACCGGCTCCGGCATCTCCCGGGAATCGTTCGGCAACCCGGCCGGTTGGTTGTCGGCCTGACCGACGTCATCGTGGAAGGAATCCAGCGACCCCGAACCGGCCCGCCTAGGCACGGGGACCGCCGGAGTCAGACGTAGATCTTCTTGGCGTACTCCGGGCCGTAGTGCCGTTCCAGGTCGTCGAGGCTCTCCACCGGCGCCTCGACCTCCTTGATCAGGCGTGCTCGGG
The window above is part of the Micromonospora sp. LH3U1 genome. Proteins encoded here:
- a CDS encoding Pycsar system effector family protein, which produces MLARVDFAWRCHSAQESWTAKVDTKASILLTADLIGVAALLARLSNPMSDSPSWHRITDGAAIALVGFAVITTIAVIFPLLGTRTSAATPGTIYFGHLRRRDPEDVAQQLLGATLINQIDQLSRQLVAMARVNWIKHRLLQAGLVLSVAGYAIAGLSVIL
- a CDS encoding VOC family protein, giving the protein MPFAPVIISLPIADRPTSYRFYRDGLGLETVGELADDGIPEPLQFVVNVGLRLMLIPTGGFGWVIGPHEVAARGQSECLLSLGVASPAEADAIVERARAAGAEVVTEPTAQPWGYAGTFADPDGHLWMVSAE
- a CDS encoding patatin-like phospholipase family protein, with protein sequence MAEDARPVWVLGGGGVAGIAWEVGILAGLADEGVTVAPAAVLIGTSSGAVVGAQIASGTPLAELFERQRRGVAHETSAALGFLDLLRLARAQLFTRGPEQAARRLGQLALASRIDDPSRQRRIAEARLPDHTWKDADLRIVVVDTESGVSRIITRHDGVPLPDAVAASCAMPISAAPVTIEGRRYMDGGMRSTLNLDLAPGNGPVIALAPSTAAIGPWARIGKQRAALGEGRRVEILLRDPASKRAQGTSVMDRSVVPALVAAARDQGRREASRVAAALSTSSDS
- a CDS encoding DUF4240 domain-containing protein: MIVTIDAPGTLPTPADEARLWALIESAWAELGAEPLALRQALVERDPADDDGHDEDGPSYAIDAWLDAFLDRLGHLTAELTGQELTDLDRVVERKLHDIDREDIHEVTDGSDDGFLYCRGFIVALGRAYYEAVRADPAMALPDADCESMCYFFAHLHNDRFGSWPETGSGISRESFGNPAGWLSA